Proteins encoded by one window of Anguilla rostrata isolate EN2019 chromosome 9, ASM1855537v3, whole genome shotgun sequence:
- the LOC135262905 gene encoding uncharacterized protein LOC135262905 isoform X2 encodes MESENMSLTTSWENITDSLCPSIDDFRSEVYPTIYSIVTVLGLLGAAPLICKRPQLLPLARRTEVEEKIKEMSSAPQKVWGLKALLGQ; translated from the exons ATGGAATCTGAAAATATGTCCCTTACCACCAGTTGGGAAAATATCACAGATTCACTGTGCCCCTCCATCGATGACTTCCGCAGTGAGGTGTACCCCACCATCTACTCCATCGTCACAGTCCTTGGCCTGCTGG GAGCTGCCCCATTAATCTGCAAGCGGCCACAGCTCCTCCCACTGGCCCGGAGGACAGAAGTGGAGGAAAAGATTAAAGAAATGTCATCGGCCCCTCAAAAAGTCTGGG GGCTGAAGGCACTGCTGGGCCAGTAG
- the LOC135262905 gene encoding cysteinyl leukotriene receptor 1-like isoform X1 has translation MESENMSLTTSWENITDSLCPSIDDFRSEVYPTIYSIVTVLGLLGNGFALIILIRTLHECSAFHIYMLNLAVSDLLCVSTLPLRAIYYFRKGQWEYGDFLCRFSSYALYVNLYCSIFFMMAVSCTRFLAIVFPVQNLRLVSVRKACTVCICIWVFICLTGSPFLMQGIHVDPITNKTKCFEPPDVERDINKLIILNYFSVVVGFAIPFLIILLCYAGIIYTLLFSSTTMSKSNRTKAVSMIVIVMLAFFISFMPYHIQRTIHLHSMGHYNCDDIVSIQKSVVVTLCLAASNSCFDPMLYFFSGANFRHKIFTLSRKSQRPLSARSPLKS, from the coding sequence ATGGAATCTGAAAATATGTCCCTTACCACCAGTTGGGAAAATATCACAGATTCACTGTGCCCCTCCATCGATGACTTCCGCAGTGAGGTGTACCCCACCATCTACTCCATCGTCACAGTCCTTGGCCTGCTGGGTAACGGCTTTGCCCTCATCATCCTGATCAGGACTCTTCACGAGTGCTCAGCGTTCCACATCTATATGCTGAACTTGGCAGTTTCAGACCTGCTGTGTGTCAGCACCCTACCACTGCGTGCCATTTACTACTTTAGGAAGGGTCAATGGGAATATGGTGACTTCCTGTGCAGGTTCAGTTCCTATGCCTTGTACGTAAACCTCTACTGCAGCATCTTCTTCATGATGGCTGTGAGCTGCACTCGCTTCCTTGCCATTGTCTTCCCAGTGCAGAACCTCAGGCTGGTGAGTGTACGCAAGGCCTGCACTGTCTGCATCTGCATTTGGGTGTTCATCTGCTTAACAGGCTCGCCCTTCCTCATGCAAGGTATCCATGTGGACCCCAtcactaacaaaacaaaatgctttgAGCCACCTGATGTGGAACGGGATATCAACAAGCTCATAATCCTAAACTATTTCTCCGTGGTGGTGGGCTTTGCAATCCCCTTCCTGATCATTCTGCTGTGCTATGCTGGCATCATATACACTTTGTTATTTAGCTCCACCACCATGAGTAAGAGCAATCGTACTAAAGCAGTCAGCATGATTGTCATTGTCATGCTGGCCTTTTTTATCAGCTTCATGCCCTATCACATTCAGCGCACTATTCACCTGCACTCAATGGGTCACTACAACTGTGATGACATTGTCTCCATACAGAAGTCTGTAGTGGTTACACTCTGTTTAGCTGCCTCCAACTCCTGCTTCGACCCCATGCTCTATTTCTTCTCAGGGGCGAACTTCCGCCATAAAATCTTTACCCTCAGCAGAAAATCACAAAGACCACTCAGCGCAAGATCACCCCTCAAGTCCTAA